A single window of bacterium DNA harbors:
- a CDS encoding glycosyltransferase, whose translation MNTRQGKLVSIVLPTHNGRRYLRQAIQSCLDQTYAHLELIIVNDGSTDSTEAIIREYRDERLTRISLPANQGLARALNAGFAQAAGGLLTWTSDDNFYAPEALECMVRFLEAHPAVDFVYADYSLVDEYGHVLQSVPVPPPERMLVGNGVGACFLYHRRVYEVLGCYNPECALAEDYEYWLRVLGRFTMKPLNLPLYFYRRHSRSLTGRHLHQVWRAKWRVQRIWLSRLPGISSRCLAETCLSLAYEAWVNGAPWEALRWLSQAALREPLALFGPHGLGRAARMMWKENGW comes from the coding sequence ATGAACACTCGGCAGGGAAAACTGGTCAGCATTGTTCTGCCTACGCACAATGGACGCCGGTACCTTCGTCAGGCTATCCAGTCCTGTCTGGATCAGACCTATGCTCATCTGGAGCTGATTATCGTTAACGATGGATCGACGGACAGCACGGAAGCGATCATCAGGGAATATCGGGACGAGCGCCTTACCCGGATCAGCCTGCCCGCCAACCAGGGGCTGGCACGGGCATTGAATGCTGGCTTTGCGCAGGCTGCGGGTGGTCTCTTGACCTGGACCTCGGATGATAACTTCTATGCTCCCGAAGCCCTGGAGTGTATGGTGCGCTTTCTGGAGGCGCATCCGGCGGTTGATTTTGTCTATGCCGACTACTCGCTGGTCGATGAATATGGTCATGTGCTGCAATCCGTGCCGGTACCGCCGCCTGAACGGATGCTGGTCGGAAACGGTGTCGGGGCCTGTTTTCTCTATCACCGCCGGGTCTATGAGGTCCTGGGCTGTTATAATCCGGAGTGCGCTCTGGCTGAGGATTACGAGTACTGGCTGCGGGTGCTTGGCCGCTTCACCATGAAGCCGCTCAACCTGCCCCTCTATTTCTACCGCAGACACAGCCGGTCGCTGACCGGCAGGCACCTTCACCAGGTCTGGCGGGCAAAATGGCGCGTTCAGCGCATCTGGCTTTCCCGCCTTCCGGGAATCAGCAGCAGGTGCCTGGCTGAAACCTGCCTTTCTCTGGCTTACGAAGCATGGGTCAATGGTGCGCCTTGGGAGGCACTGCGCTGGCTGAGCCAGGCGGCTCTCAGGGAGCCTCTGGCCCTGTTCGGCCCGCATGGCCTTGGGCGCGCGGCACGGATGATGTGGAAGGAAAATGGCTGGTAA